The Neoarius graeffei isolate fNeoGra1 chromosome 7, fNeoGra1.pri, whole genome shotgun sequence genome includes a region encoding these proteins:
- the LOC132888794 gene encoding uncharacterized protein LOC132888794 gives MTTLNSITQLKESQFGQPRPRHGLKLLHWFACDCLSFNQNNVMLSHCCPKNGDFGFHTYDNRYGGLLPVVAFPYYEVGNLNKPGASNLPAYVQNDYTHRPDKSNMDRIIVSLNNKSFVKVYVTEHSDWSNFNKQATYCISKDLIKTIKALALNEFLLQTGYLNPQANSFATGPVEPPCPGPTTMSICSPVQEICMKKDIHAEIISPSVLTKNNTQEHHKAPPASSICSPTIMPCTIQDIQKEIESPPIVMKNSTQKHNEDSPATSICIPETTSSTTQDIQKEIETTCNLMKNSTQEHHKAPPAPSICIPETTSSTNQDIYSAETESPSNLTNNNMQMHTTTEKTELNNFVQDNTIQTFRNSLRNLQTPSKDIQTTSTSTLTIMSAKNQNTDIKPSPFSQMNLFFWGVYFLFLCVFFLFFWGNVMRLLLLVIFASSLLPWQNWNGGEQGQTKEREGRKSTAQERKGTGTEMEMKENESRNALCDHLHTIWRVLKDPKSFPVLSMNSFFWGFYFLFLFYVLLFWRKVMHLIIIVFSFALLEKQNRKKNDFPFGRNTVRINN, from the coding sequence ATGACGACACTAAACAGCATCACCCAGCTGAAAGAGTCTCAATTCGGTCAGCCTCGTCCAAGACACGGTCTGAAGCTGCTGCACTGGTTTGCTTGTGACTGTCtctcttttaaccaaaacaatgtTATGCTTTCACACTGTTGTCCCAAGAATGGAGATTTTGGTTTCCACACATATGACAACAGATATGGTGGTCTTCTGCCTGTTGTGGCTTTCCCCTACTACGAGGTTGGCAATCTCAACAAACCGGGAGCGTCCAACCTGCCTGCTTATGTCCAAAATGATTATACGCACCGCCCAGACAAAAGCAACATGGACCGCATCATTGTCAGCCTTAACAACAAGTCTTTTGTCAAAGTCTACGTGACTGAGCATAGTGATTGGTCAAATTTCAACAAACAAGCCACCTACTGCATCAGCAAAGACCTCATTAAGACCATCAAGGCTCTGGCCTTAAATGAATTTCTTCTGCAAACTGGGTATTTGAACCCGCAAGCAAACAGTTTTGCTACAGGTCCTGTAGAACCCCCATGTCCTGGTCCAACAACAATGTCCATCTGCAGTCCAGTACAAGAGATTTGCATGAAAAAAGACATTCACGCTGAGATTATATCACCTTCCGTCTTGACAAAAAACAATACACAAGAACACCACAAAGCTCCACCAGCATCCTCCATCTGCAGTCCAACAATTATGCCTTGTACGATCCAAGACATTCAGAAGGAGATCGAATCACCGCCTATCGTGATGAAGAACAGTACACAAAAACACAATGAAGATTCACCAGCAACCTCCATTTGCATTCCAGAAACTACATCTTCTACGACCCAAGACATTCAGAAGGAGATTGAAACAACTTGTAACTTGATGAAGAATAGTACACAAGAACACCACAAAGCTCCACCAGCACCCTCCATTTGCATTCCAGAAACCACATCTTCTACAAACCAAGACATTTATTCAGCTGAGACTGAATCACCTTCCAACTTGACAAATAATAATATGCAAATGCACACCACTACTGAGAAGACTGAATTGAACAATTTTGTTCAGGACAACACCATCCAAACTTTCAGGAATTCCTTGAGGAACCTTCAAACGCCATCTAAGGATATCCAAACAACCTCAACCTCCACACTAACCATCATGTCTGCAAAGAACCAAAACACGGATATCAAACCATCGCCTTTTTCACAAATGAACCTTTTCTTTTGGGGGgtgtattttctttttctttgtgtcttttttttgtttttttggggtaaCGTGATGAGACTACTTCTCCTCGTCATTTTTGCATCGTCATTATTACCGTGGCAAAACTGGAACGGAGGAGAGCAAGGACAGACAAAGGAAAGAGAAGGAAGAAAGAGCACAGCACAGGAGAGAAAAGGGACAGGAACAGAAATGGAAATGAAAGAAAATGAAAGCCGCAATGCACTCTGTGATCACCTGCACACCATCTGGCGTGTCTTAAAGGACCCAAAATCATTTCCTGTTTTATCAATGAACTCTTTCTTTTggggtttttattttctttttcttttttatgtaCTTTTATTTTGGCGGAAGGTTATGCATTTAATTATAATCGTCTTTAGTTTCGCATTGTTGGAGAagcaaaacaggaaaaaaaatgatTTCCCGTTTGGGAGAAACACAGTGAGAATTAATAATTGA